In a single window of the Acyrthosiphon pisum isolate AL4f chromosome X, pea_aphid_22Mar2018_4r6ur, whole genome shotgun sequence genome:
- the LOC103308850 gene encoding zinc finger BED domain-containing protein 1-like gives MAPRKRSDIWNHFTELEDSKAKCGYCSNKYSVAGGSFGNLRSHLKTVRPDVIISKAVVTSDESHVDDPADHGPPVETMIVPGTSIVKSSQPTQTQSSIMHFMQNKKPMAVSRSKQIDEQVTKMIVKGYYAFSIVDDKEFRKFVKMLNPGYELPCRQTVSKNLIPRLYNSTLEDLKKKVETALAAPLTTDGWTCINNRSYIAVTAHFIDGDGKMCSVCLGCEYFDQRHTSDNLAAFLKKIAIEWKVNNKVVAIVTDNASNISKAVGQLHYRHIGCFAHSINLVVQHSLENISTVLRTDTSDKTYLLDKVPYYLVHGHSDPITAKVQKTFTNHELYH, from the exons atggCCCCACGTAAAAGGAGTGATATATGGAATCACTTTACTGAATTGGAAGATAGTAAAGCCAAATGTGGGTATTGCAGTAACAAGTACAGTGTTGCTGGTGGATCTTTTGGCAATTTGAGAAGCCACTTAAAAACTGTACGTCCCgatgtaataatatcaaaagCAGTAGTGACTAGTGATGAAAGTCATGTAGATGATCCTGCAGATCatg GTCCACCAGTAGAAACAATGATTGTTCCTGGTACTAGCATTGTTAAATCAAGCCAACCTACTCAAACACAAAGTAGCATTATgcattttatgcaaaataaGAAACCTATGGCAGTCAGTAGATCAAAACAAATTGATGAGCAGGTTACAAAAATGATTGTTAAAGG ATACTATGCGTTTTCTATAGTGGACGATAAGGAATTtagaaaatttgtaaaaatgttgaacCCTGGATACGAGCTTCCTTGTCGCCAGACAGTATCTAAAAATCTGATTCCAAGATTATACAATTCCACATtagaagatttaaaaaaaaaagttgaaactgCACTTGCCGCTCCATTAACAACAGATGGATggacttgtataaataataggaGCTATATTGCAGTCACAGCTCATTTTATTGATGGTGACGGTAAAATGTGTTCCGTTTGTCTTGGTTGTGAATATTTTGACCAACGTCACACGTCAGATAATTTAGCtgcctttttaaaaaaaatagcaattgAATGGAAAGTGAATAATAAAGTTGTAGCCATTGTTACCGATAATGCTTCAAATATTTCTAAAGCTGTAGGTCAATTACATTATCGACATATAGGATGTTTCGCCCATTCCATTAATCTTGTTGTTCAACACTCTCTAGAGAATATTTCG ACCGTGTTACGAACAGATACCAGTGATAAAACCTATTTACTGGACAAGGTACCTTACTATCTAGTTCATGGCCATTCTGATCCGATCACAGCTAAAGTTCAAAAGACGTTTACAAATCACGAACTATATCATTAA